The Ketogulonicigenium robustum nucleotide sequence GCGGCGGTGATGGTCATCGACGGGGCGAAGGGCGTGGAAAGCCAAACGCGCAAGCTGTTCGAGGTCTGCCGCCTGCGCGACCTGCCGATCCTGACATTCTGTAACAAGATGGACCGCGAGGCCCGCGACACGTTCGAGATCATCGACGAGATCCAGGAAAATCTGGCCATCGACGTGGCCCCTGCCAGCTGGCCAATCGGATCGGGCCGCGACTTTTTGGGTTGCTACGACCTACTGCATGACCGGCTGGAGCTAATGGACCGCGCCGACCGCAACCGCGTCGCCGAGACAGTCTCGATCAGCGGGTTGGACGACCCCAAGCTGGCCGAACACATCCCCGCCGACATGCTGCAAAAGCTGCGCGAAGAGATTGAGATGGCGCGCGAACTGCTACCCGCCTTCGACCGCGAGCGTTTCCTTGAGGGGTCGATGACGCCGATCTGGTTTGGCTCGGCCATCAACTCGTTCGGCGTCAAGGAATTGATGACCGGCATCGGCGAATTTGGCCCCGAGCCTGAGCCGCAAAAAGCGGCCGAGCGCACCGTATCGGCGGCGGAAACCAAGGTGACGGGTTTTGTCTTCAAGGTGCAGGCAAATATGGACGCGCGCCACCGCGACCGCGTCGCATTCATCCGGCTTGCCTCGGGCCACTTTGAACGCGGGATGAAACTGGTGCATGTGCGGTCGAGAAAGCCGATGGCCGTGACTAACCCCGTGCTGTTTTTGGCCGCCGACCGCGAGCTGGCCGAAGAAGCTTGGGCCGGCGACATCATCGGCATCCCGAACCACGGCCAGCTGCGTATCGGCGATGCCCTGACCGAGGGAGAGACCCTGCACTTCACCGGCATCCCCAGCTTCGCCCCCGAATTGTTGCAAAACATCCGCGCGGGTGACCCGATGAAGGCCAAGCATCTGGAAAAAGCCCTGATGCAATTCGCCGAAGAAGGCGCGGCCAAGGTGTTCAAGCCGATGATCGGGTCGGGCTTTATCGTCGGCGTCGTCGGTGCCCTGCAGTTCGAGGTGCTAGCCAGCCGGATCGAGGTGGAATACGGCCTGCCCGTGCGGCTGGAAAGCTCGCAATTCACCTCGGCCCGCTGGGTGTCGGGCGAAAAAGATGCGGTCGAGGCTTTCGTATCGGCGAACAAACAGCACATCGCCACCGACAACGATGGCGATCTGGTCTACCTGACCCGCCTGCAGTGGGACATCGATCGCGTGGCCCGCGACTACCCCAAGATTGCGCTGACCGCGACCAAGGAGATGATGGTCTCGTAAGCCGAACAGTGGCTGGGGTTAGTCAAGCAGCCCCAGCGCCGTGCGCGAACTCAGGGTGATGGCGGCCGTGCAGGCCTCCTCGCCCAGATCGCCAGCCTCGCAGGTCTGCCACTGGTTGATCAGCACGTTGCCTAAGCCATCACACGCGTTTCCGGTCACCTCGTAACGCCGCACGCGGGTTTGCCCTGCGGCCACGTCGCCCAATTCAAACATCGTCATCTTGGCAACGCCGCCGTTCGGGTCGAACAGAACGGTCTCGGCCATCATACCTGCGATCGGCTGCGACAGGCCATTGCGGGTGACGAACGTCAGGCGGCAACTCCCCTCGAACGACTCAAGGCGGTTCAGTTCGATCGCGACTTGGCCTTCGGTCACCTCGTTCGTGCTGATGCGGCTGGTCACATCAAGATTTTGTGCGCAGGCGCTGGGGTCAAGGCCGACAGCCTCGCACGTCAGGGTACGGTTGACGACCACCTGCCCCACATCATCGCAGCTACGCCCGCGCAGATCGAATTGCCGCACGCGGACCGCGCCTTTGTTCAATTCGGTGAACTCCAGCAGCGTGAACTGGGCTGCCTCGCCTGCCTTGTCGAACACCACAGCCTCGAAGCTCAGCTTGTATAGGTTCTCGTCCAGCCCGTTTGTGGCCAAAAACGACACGCGGCAGGCGCCGTCCACGTCCTCTTTGGCGTTTGCCTCGATTCCAAGGCGGCCGGGCACTACTTGCTGCGCGCCCGCAGCACTTGCCCCCATCGCCAAGGACAAGGCGGCAATCAAAGGCGAAATCTGGCGAAAGAAGGTCATGTCCAATCCAGTCTACATGCTGTTATACAGGCCGTGTTACGCGGGGGCGCATGGGTGGGGCGCAGGATGCACCTGCTCGCTTGCCTCTGCTGCTTTCTCCGAGTAAATTAATCAAGATTGCCGTTCAAGAGGGACGGCGAACCACCAGCCACGCAACCGCCCTTTCAGGTGCGGCGCGCAGCCAGATATGCCAGCTTTAACCAACAGGTGCATCATGGCTGATTCCCTAGCCCCCATCCCCAGCCCGGCCGAAATCCGCCAAGCGCGCGCCGATAACCCCAAGGCCCGCGACCGCGACCTGGCCGACAGCCTTGGCATTACCGAGGCAGATCTGGTCGCCGCATATGTCGGCCACGGGGTCACGCGCATCAACGCCCACCCCGACCAGCTGATGCCACTGATCCCCGCCTTGGGCGAGGTCATGGCCCTGACGCGCAACGACGCATGCGTGCACGAGAAAGTCGGCACCTACACCGACTATCACGCCAACCCCCATGCCGGCAGCGTGCTGAACCCCGATATCGACCTGCGCACCTTCCCCAAATACTGGGTGCACGGCTTTGTCGTCGAAAAGACCACCGATACCGGCACGCGCCGCAGCATTCAGGTGTTCGATCAGGCCGGCGATGCCGTCCACAAAATCTGGATGCGCGAAAATTCAGATCTGGCCGCATTTGAAGCCCTGAAAGACGCGCTGCGCCTGCCCGAGCAAGACTCAACGCTGGTACTGGAGCCGCGCCCTGCGACAGAAGCCGCCAAAGTCGACGCCAGCAAGGCCGACGAGTTGCGCACCGAATGGGCCGCGATGACCGACACGCACCAGTTCCTGCGTATGGTCGGCCGCCTGGGTATGAACCGCTTGGGGGCCTACCGCACCGTCGGCGCACCCCATGCCCGCCTGCTGGACAAAACCGCCTTCCAAACCATGCTGGAAGGCGTCGTCGCGCAAGAGCTAGGCATTATGATTTTCGTCGGCAACCGCGGGATGATCCAGATCCACACCGGCCCGATCTTCAAGCTGATGCCGATGGGCCCGTGGCAGAACATCATGGACCCCGGTTTCAATCTGCACCTGCGCGCCGACAAAATCGCCGAGGTCTGGGCCGTCGACAAGCCGACCAGCCGTGGCCGCGCAGTCTCGGTCGAGGCGTTTGATGAGGACGGCGGCCTGATCTTGCAGATCTTCGGCCTGCAAAAACCCGGCGCCGAATTCCGCGACCGCTGGAATGCGCTGGTCGAGGCGCTACCGTCGGCCCAAGTGGAAGAGGTAGCCTGATATGAAACGCGTCCTTCTTACATCGTCCCTTGCGCTGGCGCTGTTTGCCAGCGCCGCCAGCGCGCAAGACCGTATCTTGTCGCTCGGCTCCTCGACCACCGAGATCTTGTTTGCGATTGGTGCGGGCGACAAGGTTGTCGCGCGGGACTCGACCTCGACCTATCCGGCCGAAGTCGAATCGCTGCCTGATATCGGCTATCTGCGCGCGCTCTCGCCCGAGGGGGTTTTGTCGGTGAACGCCGACATGATCATCGCCGAACATGATGCGGGCCCGGTGGAAACGATTGATGTACTGAAGGCCGCGTCTATCCCGTGGATCAGCCTGCCCGCAGGCTGGTCTGCCGAACAGATTGTCGCCAACATCCGCACGGTCGGTGAAGCGAGCCACCACGTCGCAGAAGCCGAGGCACTGGCAACCGAAGTCGAGGCCCAACTGGCAGCCGCCGCAACCGCCGCCGCATCTGTTCCAGCCACGGCCCGCAAACGGGTGATGTTCATCATCTCGACCCAGGGCGGCCGTGTGATGGCGGCTGGGCAGAACACCGGCGGCGATACAATCATTGGCATGGCCGGTGCGGTGAACGCCATTCAGGGCGTCGACGGTTACAAACCCCTGACCGACGAGGCGATTGCAACCGCCGCGCCCGACGTCATCTTGATGATGGACCGTGGCCACGATCTGGATGCCGCAAATTCCGACCTGTTCGCGATCGCCCCGTTGGCGGCAACGCCTGCGGGCCAAAATCAGGCCGTAATCCGCATGGATGGCGCTTATCTGCTGGGCTTCGGCCCGCGTGCCGGCGCAGCTGCGCTGGAATTGCACAACACGCTGTACGGCGGGAACTAAACCGATGTCGATGGCCCTTTCACACGCAGGCGGCGACGTCGACCTGCGGGAACTGCGCGCAAAACGCCTGACCATCTTGCTGGCGGTCGCCCTTGTCATCACCTGCGCGCTTTCGGTGCTGTTTGGGGCATCGGGGACCTCTGCGATCAAGGTTCTTGGGCAATGGCTGCGCGGCGAGGATATCACCCTCGTCGACCGCATCGTTCTGCTGCAAGTGCGCATCCCTCGCATGGTGCTGGGCGTGCTGGTCGGGGCAAGCTTGGCGGTTTCGGGCGCGGTTATGCAGGGCCTGTTCCGCAACCCGCTGGCCGACCCCGGCTTGGTTGGGGTCAGCGCGGGGGCGAGCCTTGGGGCCATCGTCGCTATCGTTCTGGGGGGCTTTCTGCCCGCCGCATTCGCCGCCATGATCGGCAGCTGGCTGGTGCCAGCCGCCGCGTTCTTGGGCGGCTGGGGCGCCACCATGGCGCTGTATATGGTCGCCACGCGGCAGGGGCGCACGTCGATTGCCACCATGCTGCTGGCGGGTATTGCGCTCGGTGCGCTGACAGGCGCGCTGTCGGGCATCATGATTTACCGCGCCAACGACAACCAGCTGCGCGACCTGACCTTTTGGGGCATGGGGTCGTTGGCGGGCGCAAACTGGCCGAAAGTCATCACGGCCGCACCGCTGATTGTCATTGCGCTGGCGGTCGCGCCCTTCTTGGGCCGGTCGTTGAACGCGCTGGCCTTGGGCGAGGCAGCCGCCGCGCATATGGGCATTCCGGTGCAACGCATGAAGTCGATCGCAATTCTAACAGTCGCTGGCGCGACCGGCGCTGCAGTAGCGGTATCTGGCGGCATCGGGTTCATCGGCATCGTCGTGCCGCACCTGCTGCGCCTTGCAGCGGGGCCGGACCACCGGCACCTGTTGGTTAACGCGGGCTTGTTGGGCGCGATCGTCCTGTTGCTGGCCGACATGATCAGCCGCACCATCGTCGCACCGGCCGAGCTGCCCATCGGCATCGTCACTGCCGTCATCGGCGGCCCCGTATTCTTGTGGGTTCTTCTGAAGCAACGCGGGATCATCGACCTATGAGCCTGATCGCAACGAATGTCCGCGTCCGTCTTGGGCGCAAACAAATCCTCGACGGTGTCGATTTCGCGGCCGAAGGGGGCCAAGTGACCGCAATCGTCGGCCCGAACGGGTCGGGCAAGACGACCCTGCTGAAAGCGCTGACCGGCGAGGAAGGTAACGGCGCGGGGATCACCCTGAACGGTCGCGCCGTTGACACGCTGAAAGCGTGGCAGGTCGCTGCGATGCGGGCCGTGATGCCGCAAGCCTCCAGCCTCGCATTTCCCTTCACCGCGATCGAGGTTGTGCGGCTGGGCCTGCAAGCCGGCGTGCACGCTGCCGACCGCACCCTGCCCCGCCGCGCGCTGGACCGTGTCGGCCTTGGGTCCAAGGCCGAACAGCATTACCAGCAGATGTCGGGCGGCGAACAAGCGCGTGTTCATTTGGCCCGTGCGCTGTGTCAGGTGTGGGAACCCACCGCCCACGGCCAGCCCTCGTGGCTGTTTCTGGACGAGCCGGTATCCGCGCTGGATATCGGGCACCAACTGCAGGTGATGGAGATCACCCGCCAGTTCGCGCAAGCCGGCGGTGGCGTGGTCGCTGTGATGCACGATTTGAACCTGACCGCGCTTTATGCCGACCGCGTGGTGCTGATGCGCGACGGCTGCATTTTGGCCAGCGGCCCCGTGGAAACCGTCATGACCAGCGAGAATCTGTCGGCGGCCTATGGCTGCGCGCTGCGCGTAAACCACGCGCCGACCACGGGTCATACCTTTTTGCTGCCCCATGCCGCCGGTGCGCACGCAGCGTAAGCTGACGTGCGCCCGAAATGGCATGAAAGGTCTTTGTCGATTGTCATAAAATCGTTACACTTGTGTCACATTCCCTTCGCACGGGTCACCTAGACCCTCGGGCGACGGTGCTGCCTTCGCAGTCCAACCGCACCCACGACACAGGAGTATGTCATGTCGTTGAAGACCGTTTGCGCCTCGGCCATCGCACTGGCAGCCGCCACCGGCGCTGTGCAGGCCCGCGATAATATTCAAATCGCAGGTTCCTCGACCGTTCTGCCCTATGCCTCGATCGTCGCCGAATCGTTCGGCGAAAACTTCCCCGACTTCCCGATCCCCGTTGTCGAATCGGGCGGCTCCTCGGCTGGCCTGCAGCGCTTCTGCCAAG carries:
- a CDS encoding FecCD family ABC transporter permease, which produces MSMALSHAGGDVDLRELRAKRLTILLAVALVITCALSVLFGASGTSAIKVLGQWLRGEDITLVDRIVLLQVRIPRMVLGVLVGASLAVSGAVMQGLFRNPLADPGLVGVSAGASLGAIVAIVLGGFLPAAFAAMIGSWLVPAAAFLGGWGATMALYMVATRQGRTSIATMLLAGIALGALTGALSGIMIYRANDNQLRDLTFWGMGSLAGANWPKVITAAPLIVIALAVAPFLGRSLNALALGEAAAAHMGIPVQRMKSIAILTVAGATGAAVAVSGGIGFIGIVVPHLLRLAAGPDHRHLLVNAGLLGAIVLLLADMISRTIVAPAELPIGIVTAVIGGPVFLWVLLKQRGIIDL
- a CDS encoding peptide chain release factor 3; this translates as MQNQTSPLPAEIARRRTFAIIAHPDAGKTTLTEKFLLFGGAIQMAGQVRAKGEARRTRSDFMKMEQDRGISVSASAMSFDFGQFRFNLVDTPGHSDFSEDTYRTLTAVDAAVMVIDGAKGVESQTRKLFEVCRLRDLPILTFCNKMDREARDTFEIIDEIQENLAIDVAPASWPIGSGRDFLGCYDLLHDRLELMDRADRNRVAETVSISGLDDPKLAEHIPADMLQKLREEIEMARELLPAFDRERFLEGSMTPIWFGSAINSFGVKELMTGIGEFGPEPEPQKAAERTVSAAETKVTGFVFKVQANMDARHRDRVAFIRLASGHFERGMKLVHVRSRKPMAVTNPVLFLAADRELAEEAWAGDIIGIPNHGQLRIGDALTEGETLHFTGIPSFAPELLQNIRAGDPMKAKHLEKALMQFAEEGAAKVFKPMIGSGFIVGVVGALQFEVLASRIEVEYGLPVRLESSQFTSARWVSGEKDAVEAFVSANKQHIATDNDGDLVYLTRLQWDIDRVARDYPKIALTATKEMMVS
- a CDS encoding hemin-degrading factor, producing MADSLAPIPSPAEIRQARADNPKARDRDLADSLGITEADLVAAYVGHGVTRINAHPDQLMPLIPALGEVMALTRNDACVHEKVGTYTDYHANPHAGSVLNPDIDLRTFPKYWVHGFVVEKTTDTGTRRSIQVFDQAGDAVHKIWMRENSDLAAFEALKDALRLPEQDSTLVLEPRPATEAAKVDASKADELRTEWAAMTDTHQFLRMVGRLGMNRLGAYRTVGAPHARLLDKTAFQTMLEGVVAQELGIMIFVGNRGMIQIHTGPIFKLMPMGPWQNIMDPGFNLHLRADKIAEVWAVDKPTSRGRAVSVEAFDEDGGLILQIFGLQKPGAEFRDRWNALVEALPSAQVEEVA
- a CDS encoding heme/hemin ABC transporter substrate-binding protein, with protein sequence MKRVLLTSSLALALFASAASAQDRILSLGSSTTEILFAIGAGDKVVARDSTSTYPAEVESLPDIGYLRALSPEGVLSVNADMIIAEHDAGPVETIDVLKAASIPWISLPAGWSAEQIVANIRTVGEASHHVAEAEALATEVEAQLAAAATAAASVPATARKRVMFIISTQGGRVMAAGQNTGGDTIIGMAGAVNAIQGVDGYKPLTDEAIATAAPDVILMMDRGHDLDAANSDLFAIAPLAATPAGQNQAVIRMDGAYLLGFGPRAGAAALELHNTLYGGN
- a CDS encoding heme ABC transporter ATP-binding protein, whose protein sequence is MSLIATNVRVRLGRKQILDGVDFAAEGGQVTAIVGPNGSGKTTLLKALTGEEGNGAGITLNGRAVDTLKAWQVAAMRAVMPQASSLAFPFTAIEVVRLGLQAGVHAADRTLPRRALDRVGLGSKAEQHYQQMSGGEQARVHLARALCQVWEPTAHGQPSWLFLDEPVSALDIGHQLQVMEITRQFAQAGGGVVAVMHDLNLTALYADRVVLMRDGCILASGPVETVMTSENLSAAYGCALRVNHAPTTGHTFLLPHAAGAHAA